A genome region from Vicinamibacterales bacterium includes the following:
- a CDS encoding alpha-galactosidase has product MTHAARIVLTLLLGSWVGSILVADRAAPPNAPAQIAVEGDHVTIRYNGSVVFDGRIRNPDALRVAVPSVSRRGEAVDQVLALFATRGQLEVSGIVTASAEAFPCESDRAVRALPVVRHSSGLSRSRLNQAVYDRRWDWVLSVDDHPRTAVTVTPVSDTADTRTFSLEARGTEIVLRFRPRFYQQHRGLRHFEPWTYAVWSRPVVGWCSWFAFFDKVTDQDVRRTADVMSEVLLPYGYEYLQIDDGYQRGTGLPELWLKPNDKFPQGMEATANYIRQKGLKPGIWTNATFSQTDYANQHKDWFVRNAAGGVARGNWIDHPVDASVPGALDALVRPIYKGLRGMGWEYFKLDALRHLRYEGYNSYRGHFEKKDLQPGDVLRQYVAAVREEVGRDHFLLACWGVRPELVGLVDGCRIGTDGFSYAGLAQYNSFNNVVWRNDPDHIELSATDAWRSTMVTSLTGSLFLLTDKPERYRTAFVEPARRAAPVLVTSPGQLYDVDPSRSSELARVDGEVSGRDPKPFDAGLTPAAHLYELEIARPFESWVVLGRTGGAFDEIRWEAIGLDPNKRYTVFEFWERRFISADAGSFVPGPISPAFNSQVFIIRERLPHPQIVATSRHITGGGVDLLDVSWKDGVLSGRSRVVGGESYEIFVTEPSGWRLADIRCDGTAALPVVRLGALAVSGCSPKASGEISWRATFRPPPPDEAKRR; this is encoded by the coding sequence ATGACGCATGCTGCGCGGATCGTGCTCACGCTTCTGCTCGGCTCCTGGGTCGGCTCCATCCTCGTGGCCGATCGCGCCGCGCCGCCCAACGCCCCGGCCCAGATTGCCGTCGAGGGCGATCACGTGACCATTCGCTACAACGGATCGGTGGTGTTCGACGGGCGAATCAGGAATCCTGATGCGCTGCGCGTTGCCGTGCCGTCGGTCTCGCGGCGGGGCGAGGCGGTGGATCAGGTCCTGGCCCTCTTCGCCACCCGTGGTCAGCTTGAGGTGTCAGGGATCGTCACAGCCAGCGCGGAAGCGTTTCCATGCGAGAGCGATCGCGCGGTTCGCGCGCTTCCCGTCGTCAGGCACAGCTCGGGGCTGAGCCGGAGCCGCCTGAACCAGGCTGTCTACGACCGGCGATGGGACTGGGTGCTGTCGGTGGACGATCACCCTCGCACGGCCGTCACGGTGACTCCGGTATCCGACACTGCTGACACGCGCACGTTCTCGCTCGAGGCGCGCGGCACTGAGATTGTGCTGAGGTTTCGGCCACGCTTCTACCAGCAACACCGCGGCCTTCGACACTTCGAACCCTGGACGTACGCCGTCTGGAGCCGGCCGGTGGTCGGCTGGTGCAGTTGGTTCGCCTTCTTCGACAAGGTCACCGATCAGGACGTGCGCCGGACCGCCGACGTCATGTCCGAGGTCCTCCTGCCGTACGGCTACGAGTACCTGCAGATTGACGATGGGTACCAGCGCGGGACCGGCTTGCCCGAACTCTGGCTGAAGCCGAATGACAAGTTCCCGCAGGGCATGGAAGCCACCGCCAACTACATCCGCCAGAAGGGACTCAAGCCGGGCATCTGGACCAACGCCACGTTCTCGCAAACCGACTACGCGAATCAGCACAAGGACTGGTTCGTGCGGAATGCGGCGGGCGGCGTGGCGCGCGGGAACTGGATCGATCATCCCGTGGACGCGTCGGTGCCCGGCGCGCTCGATGCGCTCGTCCGTCCCATCTACAAGGGCCTTCGAGGCATGGGCTGGGAGTATTTCAAGCTGGATGCCCTGCGCCACCTGCGGTACGAGGGCTACAACTCGTACCGCGGGCATTTCGAGAAGAAGGACCTTCAACCGGGAGACGTGCTCCGCCAATACGTGGCGGCGGTCCGCGAGGAGGTCGGCCGCGATCACTTCCTGCTCGCGTGCTGGGGCGTGCGGCCGGAACTGGTCGGCCTGGTCGATGGCTGCCGGATCGGGACGGACGGTTTCTCCTACGCAGGGCTCGCGCAGTACAACTCGTTCAACAACGTGGTGTGGCGCAACGATCCCGATCACATCGAGCTCAGCGCGACGGACGCGTGGCGTTCGACGATGGTGACGTCGCTGACGGGATCGCTGTTCCTCCTCACCGACAAACCCGAACGATATCGCACGGCGTTCGTCGAACCCGCCCGGCGGGCCGCGCCGGTGCTCGTCACGTCGCCCGGCCAGCTCTACGACGTCGACCCGTCGCGTTCGTCGGAACTGGCACGCGTGGACGGAGAGGTCAGCGGCCGCGATCCGAAACCGTTCGACGCCGGCCTGACGCCCGCCGCGCACCTCTACGAACTGGAGATCGCCCGACCGTTCGAATCATGGGTCGTGCTCGGCCGCACGGGCGGCGCATTCGACGAGATCCGCTGGGAGGCGATTGGCCTCGACCCGAACAAGCGCTACACGGTATTCGAGTTCTGGGAGCGGAGGTTCATCTCCGCCGACGCGGGGTCGTTCGTGCCCGGGCCGATCTCCCCGGCGTTCAACTCGCAGGTGTTCATCATCCGCGAGCGCCTTCCTCATCCGCAGATCGTCGCGACGAGCCGCCACATCACGGGCGGGGGAGTGGATCTGCTCGACGTGTCGTGGAAGGATGGCGTGCTGTCGGGCCGAAGCCGCGTGGTGGGTGGGGAATCCTACGAGATCTTCGTGACCGAGCCCAGCGGGTGGCGGCTCGCCGACATTCGATGCGATGGGACGGCCGCCCTGCCCGTGGTCCGTCTGGGCGCGCTCGCCGTATCCGGGTGCTCGCCGAAAGCCTCTGGCGAGATCTCGTGGCGGGCGACGTTCCGCCCGCCCCCGCCCGACGAGGCGAAGCGCCGATAG
- a CDS encoding 4-hydroxyphenylacetate 3-hydroxylase N-terminal domain-containing protein, with protein MSDSHAIWVHASHHGGRIDAVAMELLGKAHELAAQAQAPVEAIVIGHEVEPLAAQLLHAGAVRIRVLDDPSLATFSTVRHARALAGAVSRHQPQVLLLGADNENTALAARLAARLGTGLSAHCVDLKLERGLLVQTVPGFGGQLMANIVCPRQRPQMATVIAGVFGPVASTEAAEIVRETVDPAAGGRTAREVERRRRPAGGSASLTTAEVVVGGGFGVGSKDRWALLDELAQLLDGVVGATRPPVDEGWARADQMIGASGKFIAPRLYIAAGISGMMHHAVGIHGAKTIVAINSDARAPIFAMADYGIVGDLGDVLPALIHHLRTGEGLAPQIQPPEDTKTPEEFKTALRRLRPNLYKHGRLVEDPVEDPVTRRTVEGHAQIFEAARDPRHQDLMTTTSHLTGRRISRYLSVIRSVDDMVANSRMKRLMFQRTGTCTGGRCAGWAALNAMWSSTWDMDHALGTDYHERLKAWLVAAQERDITLSGALTDPKGNRRLGPSKQADPDMYLRIVERRPDGIVVRGAKVMICGTAAAHEIFVMPGVKLRREDADYAVSFAIPKDAPGITIVEARHASDDRDLEDGFDNPVTRGGITQAYIFFEDVFVPKSRVFMCGEYAHAGEAVFRFTLPYRSAIGACVAGQGDVMVGAAILIARANGLDEKVFRDKLTQMIVNNETTFGVGLAASMMGTQHPSGAWLPDPVLAHANKVHVASLPYETKRLTLDIAGGIAETGCMPSYQDLVDSRYGHLVQKYLKANSPAETRMRIARLIEWLTAGAGVPGCMHGGGSPDGARMVVYAYTDFPAMIEMAKRVGGIADISLAKPPAK; from the coding sequence ATGAGCGACAGCCACGCCATCTGGGTCCATGCGTCGCACCACGGCGGGCGGATCGACGCGGTTGCGATGGAGTTGCTCGGAAAGGCCCACGAGCTCGCCGCGCAGGCGCAGGCGCCAGTCGAAGCGATCGTCATCGGCCACGAGGTCGAGCCGCTGGCCGCGCAGCTCCTGCACGCCGGCGCCGTTAGGATCCGCGTGCTGGACGACCCGTCGCTGGCGACGTTTTCCACTGTGCGGCACGCGCGGGCACTCGCCGGCGCCGTCTCGCGTCATCAGCCGCAGGTGCTGCTGCTCGGCGCCGACAACGAGAACACCGCGCTGGCCGCACGCCTCGCCGCGCGCCTCGGCACCGGGCTGAGCGCCCACTGTGTGGACTTGAAGCTCGAGCGAGGGCTCCTCGTCCAGACCGTGCCCGGCTTCGGCGGCCAGCTCATGGCCAACATCGTCTGCCCGCGACAGCGCCCCCAGATGGCCACGGTCATCGCCGGTGTGTTCGGCCCCGTGGCTTCGACCGAGGCGGCTGAAATCGTGCGCGAAACCGTGGACCCCGCGGCTGGCGGCCGCACGGCGCGCGAGGTCGAGCGCCGCCGCCGTCCGGCCGGCGGCAGCGCGTCGCTCACCACGGCCGAGGTGGTCGTCGGCGGCGGGTTCGGCGTGGGCTCGAAGGACCGCTGGGCGCTCCTCGACGAGTTGGCGCAGTTACTGGACGGCGTGGTCGGCGCCACGCGGCCGCCGGTCGACGAGGGCTGGGCCCGAGCCGACCAGATGATCGGTGCCAGCGGGAAGTTCATCGCGCCGAGGCTGTACATCGCGGCGGGCATCTCCGGCATGATGCACCACGCCGTCGGCATCCACGGGGCGAAGACCATCGTGGCGATCAACAGCGACGCCAGGGCGCCGATCTTCGCGATGGCCGACTACGGCATCGTGGGAGATCTCGGCGACGTGCTCCCGGCCCTGATTCACCACCTGAGAACGGGCGAAGGCCTGGCGCCGCAGATCCAGCCGCCCGAGGACACGAAGACGCCCGAGGAGTTCAAGACCGCGCTGCGCCGCCTGCGGCCCAATCTCTACAAGCACGGCCGCCTGGTGGAGGATCCCGTCGAGGATCCCGTCACGCGACGCACGGTCGAAGGGCACGCGCAGATCTTCGAGGCCGCGCGCGATCCGCGTCACCAGGATCTGATGACGACCACGTCGCACCTGACGGGCCGCCGCATCTCGCGCTACCTGTCGGTCATCCGGTCGGTCGACGACATGGTCGCCAACAGCCGGATGAAGCGCCTGATGTTCCAGCGGACGGGGACGTGCACGGGAGGGCGCTGCGCGGGATGGGCCGCGCTGAATGCCATGTGGTCCTCCACGTGGGACATGGACCACGCGCTCGGCACCGACTACCACGAGCGCCTGAAGGCATGGCTGGTCGCGGCGCAGGAGCGCGACATCACGCTGTCGGGCGCGCTGACCGACCCCAAGGGCAATCGCCGCCTGGGCCCCTCGAAGCAGGCCGATCCCGACATGTACCTGCGCATCGTCGAGCGCCGCCCCGACGGCATCGTCGTGCGAGGGGCGAAGGTGATGATCTGCGGAACGGCCGCCGCGCACGAGATCTTCGTCATGCCCGGCGTGAAGCTGCGCCGCGAGGACGCCGACTACGCCGTGTCGTTCGCCATCCCGAAGGACGCGCCCGGCATCACGATCGTCGAGGCGCGCCACGCCTCGGACGACCGGGATCTGGAGGACGGTTTCGACAACCCGGTGACCCGCGGCGGCATCACGCAGGCGTACATCTTCTTCGAGGACGTGTTCGTGCCGAAATCGCGCGTCTTCATGTGCGGCGAGTACGCCCACGCTGGCGAGGCGGTCTTCCGCTTCACGCTGCCGTACCGATCCGCCATCGGGGCGTGCGTGGCCGGCCAGGGCGATGTGATGGTCGGCGCGGCAATCCTGATCGCCAGGGCCAACGGCCTCGACGAGAAGGTGTTCCGCGACAAGCTCACGCAGATGATCGTCAACAACGAGACGACGTTCGGCGTCGGGCTGGCGGCGTCGATGATGGGCACGCAGCATCCATCGGGGGCGTGGCTCCCCGACCCCGTCCTCGCGCACGCCAACAAGGTGCACGTGGCCTCGTTGCCGTACGAGACGAAGCGGCTGACCCTGGATATCGCTGGCGGAATCGCCGAGACCGGCTGCATGCCGTCGTACCAGGACCTCGTGGACAGCCGGTACGGCCACCTCGTGCAGAAGTACCTCAAGGCCAATTCGCCGGCCGAGACACGGATGCGCATCGCGCGGCTCATCGAGTGGCTCACCGCGGGCGCCGGCGTTCCGGGGTGCATGCATGGGGGCGGCTCGCCCGACGGCGCGCGGATGGTCGTCTACGCCTACACGGACTTCCCCGCCATGATCGAGATGGCGAAGCGGGTGGGCGGCATCGCCGACATCTCGCTGGCCAAGCCGCCGGCGAAGTAG